A single genomic interval of Aureliella helgolandensis harbors:
- a CDS encoding PIN/TRAM domain-containing protein, with translation MALLILRVCFICVAAGIATLLLRIDISGPAYIPYLVIFGSVLMSLGVIAVDIFTPRKQIEVISGVYFGLLVGVLMTYILYLALAPLIPANSPYTAPTLLLMGSVLCYACTSLLLQTKDDFRFVIPYVEFARDLKGLRPIVLDTSAIIDGRLAEFAETNIIESQLVMPGFVLAELQAIADSNDRLRRARGRRGLDILNRLRTQPNIEFQIYDRELPEFAGQPVDMKLVILAKHLEGKIITGDFNLNKVAKVHNVAVVNLNEIAASLRPQFLPGEAFEVRVVKAGEGPEQGIGYLDDGTMVVIEGGRHRINATLPVVVTSTLQTQAGRMLFAKVDDAAIRSGA, from the coding sequence ATGGCGTTATTGATCCTGAGAGTCTGCTTCATTTGTGTAGCAGCGGGCATCGCGACCCTTTTGCTCCGCATTGATATCAGCGGACCAGCATATATCCCTTACCTGGTGATTTTTGGCTCGGTCCTGATGTCTCTGGGCGTGATTGCCGTAGACATTTTCACGCCTCGCAAGCAAATTGAGGTCATTTCGGGCGTCTACTTCGGCTTGCTCGTCGGCGTGCTAATGACCTACATCTTGTATCTGGCCTTAGCTCCCTTGATTCCCGCGAACAGCCCCTACACGGCCCCCACGTTACTACTCATGGGGTCCGTCTTGTGCTACGCCTGCACCAGCCTTCTGTTGCAGACCAAAGACGACTTTCGCTTCGTCATTCCCTACGTCGAATTTGCTCGGGATTTGAAGGGGTTACGCCCCATTGTGTTGGATACCAGCGCCATTATCGATGGTCGGTTGGCCGAATTCGCCGAAACCAACATCATCGAAAGTCAGCTGGTCATGCCCGGCTTCGTGCTGGCTGAGTTGCAAGCGATCGCCGACAGCAACGACCGTCTACGGCGTGCTCGGGGACGAAGAGGACTGGATATTCTGAACAGACTGCGCACGCAGCCTAACATCGAGTTCCAAATCTACGATCGTGAGCTACCCGAATTTGCGGGGCAACCGGTCGACATGAAACTAGTGATTCTTGCCAAGCACCTGGAAGGCAAAATCATTACGGGGGACTTCAACCTGAATAAGGTGGCCAAAGTCCATAACGTGGCGGTCGTCAATCTGAATGAGATTGCCGCCTCCCTGCGGCCCCAATTCTTGCCGGGCGAGGCATTTGAAGTGCGCGTGGTCAAAGCGGGCGAAGGACCAGAGCAGGGGATTGGATACCTCGATGATGGAACCATGGTAGTCATCGAAGGGGGGAGGCACCGCATCAATGCCACTCTGCCCGTCGTGGTAACCAGCACGCTACAGACTCAAGCGGGCCGCATGTTGTTCGCCAAAGTCGATGATGCGGCCATTCGTTCGGGCGCGTAA
- a CDS encoding Hpt domain-containing protein: MNNANSCSPNAESIDFDALLARCMGRSDLMERILKSFHKSASHEIETLMIAIETSNLAAVQSGSHKLKGTALTASANKLAQLANELYSTANSDMTFEFPDLSAQLTQEFESIEKLLAMREMGAV, translated from the coding sequence ATGAATAACGCCAACTCCTGCTCTCCTAACGCTGAGTCCATCGATTTCGACGCACTGCTCGCGAGATGCATGGGGCGGTCCGATCTGATGGAGCGCATTCTGAAGAGTTTTCATAAATCGGCATCGCACGAAATTGAGACGTTGATGATTGCCATTGAGACGTCGAATCTCGCTGCGGTTCAAAGTGGTTCCCACAAGCTCAAGGGGACCGCATTAACCGCTTCCGCGAACAAGCTGGCCCAATTGGCCAATGAACTCTATTCGACCGCGAATAGCGATATGACATTTGAATTCCCGGATTTGTCGGCCCAACTCACCCAGGAATTCGAATCCATCGAAAAACTCCTTGCCATGCGAGAAATGGGGGCCGTCTAG
- a CDS encoding response regulator, with protein MHQQNDQRATVLVVDDDICCSELLCGVLREMGVHTISAQSGAEAYELICQGECRIVISDWQMPEMTGIELCEKVRRRQLGDYVYFMLLTSLHGRTNLVRGLQAGADDFITKPFDPYELHVRLRVAERIVSLENRGLIVFSLAKLAESRDPETGAHLERMREYSRVLAQYLATQPKYEHIIDADFIRAIYLTSPLHDIGKVGIPDNILLKPGRLTSEEFEIMKQHTTIGCNTLDAAYAACPSAEYLRLARDIANSHHEKYDGSGYPNGLKGTEIPLCGRIVALADVYDALTTKRVYKDAFSHEAAKKIIIEGLGSHFDPDVVDAFLHKEDRFIQIKNCLDGEDPLPVNAIPVPMSVSPPVAMAGLST; from the coding sequence GTGCATCAACAAAATGACCAACGCGCAACCGTGCTCGTGGTTGATGATGACATTTGCTGTAGTGAGCTGCTGTGCGGGGTCCTTCGCGAAATGGGAGTGCATACCATCAGCGCTCAAAGTGGCGCTGAGGCATACGAACTCATTTGCCAAGGTGAATGCCGTATCGTCATTTCCGACTGGCAGATGCCAGAGATGACTGGCATTGAATTGTGCGAAAAAGTACGCCGCCGACAACTTGGCGACTACGTCTACTTCATGCTGCTGACCTCGCTACACGGCCGAACCAATTTGGTGCGTGGTTTGCAAGCGGGTGCTGACGACTTCATCACCAAACCTTTTGATCCCTATGAGCTGCACGTACGTCTGCGAGTGGCAGAACGCATCGTTTCGTTAGAGAACCGCGGTCTGATCGTCTTTTCATTAGCCAAATTGGCTGAGTCTAGGGACCCCGAGACCGGAGCTCACCTGGAGCGGATGCGGGAGTACTCTCGAGTCTTGGCCCAGTATTTAGCCACGCAACCAAAATACGAACACATCATCGATGCGGACTTCATTCGCGCGATCTACCTAACCAGCCCTCTCCATGATATTGGTAAGGTCGGTATACCGGATAACATTCTGCTCAAACCGGGACGCTTGACTTCGGAAGAATTTGAGATCATGAAGCAGCACACGACGATCGGCTGCAATACGCTCGATGCTGCCTATGCGGCCTGCCCATCGGCAGAATACTTGAGACTCGCACGAGACATCGCCAACTCTCATCACGAAAAATACGACGGATCAGGCTATCCCAACGGATTGAAGGGCACTGAGATTCCGTTGTGTGGCCGGATCGTGGCACTGGCAGATGTGTACGACGCCCTGACGACGAAACGGGTCTACAAGGATGCGTTTAGCCACGAAGCGGCTAAGAAGATTATCATCGAGGGACTCGGCAGCCATTTCGACCCCGATGTCGTCGATGCTTTCCTTCACAAGGAAGACCGCTTTATTCAAATCAAGAATTGCCTCGACGGCGAAGATCCCTTGCCTGTCAACGCAATCCCTGTCCCTATGTCGGTCAGCCCACCTGTGGCGATGGCTGGCCTTTCAACCTAA
- a CDS encoding class I SAM-dependent methyltransferase, giving the protein MAASQTSSAPSYTSALTTFLSSIEEFAGSLSQLEKEIPADQVPVHGDRWHQQVLAAFEKSQAACREFETTEGITQPQVLEAQKLFRDRTGHWMEQSWIAHRSRTKPSGFAGDYEMLLKLYEEATPACGLGGYIDLCILDLPLARAVRARMASVRSFLLTELGRRDGDAPVRILDIASGPCREFLQWPAARSQRVEVVALDNDPQAIDYVSQHVKPQLPDSTTMSMNRYNALRTRSAENTIRHFGKFDVIYSVGLCDYLTDEHLVGLLHGWGETLNEQGVLYIAFKDTEQYDQTPYQWHLDWFFYQRTLQDVLRLYEQAGFNVHAMDTVRDATQIIVNFVARKVPGAIVRLDSAEAQPRRRRAPGTAGTKVQSSTASSEGATEAS; this is encoded by the coding sequence ATGGCAGCTTCTCAAACCAGTTCTGCACCAAGCTATACGAGCGCTCTCACGACATTTCTTAGTAGTATTGAGGAGTTTGCTGGCTCCCTTTCGCAACTAGAAAAAGAGATTCCCGCGGATCAAGTTCCGGTTCACGGTGATCGTTGGCACCAGCAGGTTTTGGCCGCGTTTGAAAAATCGCAAGCCGCTTGCCGAGAATTTGAGACCACGGAAGGCATTACCCAACCGCAAGTGTTGGAAGCACAGAAGCTGTTTCGCGATCGAACGGGCCATTGGATGGAGCAGAGCTGGATTGCACATCGCTCCCGCACGAAGCCCAGTGGTTTTGCGGGCGATTACGAAATGTTGCTAAAGCTCTACGAGGAAGCGACGCCAGCCTGTGGATTGGGTGGCTACATTGATTTGTGCATCCTCGATCTACCTTTGGCCCGAGCCGTGCGCGCCAGAATGGCATCGGTTCGTAGCTTTCTCTTGACCGAGCTGGGACGTCGCGATGGCGACGCACCGGTGCGCATACTTGATATCGCCAGTGGTCCCTGTCGCGAGTTTTTGCAGTGGCCCGCCGCCCGCTCTCAGCGAGTCGAGGTTGTCGCATTGGACAATGATCCGCAAGCAATCGACTATGTCAGTCAGCACGTGAAACCGCAGCTTCCTGACTCGACAACGATGTCGATGAATCGCTACAACGCGTTGCGCACGCGGTCGGCTGAGAACACGATTCGCCATTTCGGCAAATTTGATGTGATCTATAGTGTCGGTCTTTGCGACTACCTCACCGATGAGCACTTGGTGGGATTGCTACATGGCTGGGGGGAGACTCTCAACGAGCAGGGTGTTTTGTACATTGCTTTCAAGGACACTGAGCAATACGACCAGACTCCCTATCAATGGCACTTGGACTGGTTCTTTTACCAGCGAACTCTGCAGGACGTCTTGCGACTCTACGAACAAGCTGGATTCAATGTGCACGCGATGGACACAGTGCGCGATGCTACCCAGATCATCGTAAATTTCGTAGCGCGCAAAGTCCCAGGTGCAATTGTTCGTCTCGACTCTGCCGAAGCTCAGCCGCGACGTCGCCGCGCACCTGGTACAGCAGGTACCAAAGTGCAGTCGTCCACCGCTAGTAGCGAAGGGGCGACCGAGGCTTCTTGA
- a CDS encoding ATP-binding protein, producing MNTHWFQQLVIDEPLPVLEGGRYLYRETLHADPKKQTLRCTDSRTQADLVVRAFNTQLLPAGAKTLLLHEAEVGSQVSPSGVLPILEYGYQEDILYIVLPFAYGIRLDQQFQQERLTLSACLRLGIQLFQSLADLHNAGAIHRNIRPSNIFIRDTTAEKISIIGLGDIKRFNQEKLYGQHAASSVMYMSPEETGSIDYDVGPSSDLYSAGVLLFQCLTGVPPFASGSVSSVLLEHLTASVPDICSLTPNAPRELNEVVQRLLHKDPRDRYQTATAVATDLRAIEHALGQMHPSRIVVGVTDRRRSLTVPAFVNRDIGLPQLSQALDETNEGQGCLVYVEGVSGSGKSRLLIETAKLARSRRQLVLRGQCVNRVGNSPYAVFDGIVDGLQNAIQESPAALDEIRKQLGDLSETLVAALPRLREMLAVAASGVVAPEAFGENRTVEALQRFLECVGEVFGPTIVMLDDCQWCDALTLRVIQRWREKSERVALKTTLIASFRHEEVDETHLLRNQSPRHHIALQPFSDEEVGKLLESMAGSLPREVLRTVQRLAQGSPFMATAVLRGLVEASALVPLETGWQIRAAAFADLQSSDQAASILAKRIDLLPKDTLRVLSIGALLGKEFCLDISMALAEVTAAEIFEALRQARERQLVWAKSDGASFTFVHDQIRAALQRWLPDDEKRPLHHRAAEYLEEHSPDHFAEIAYHFDQAGEPQRAIEFAIRAAEQARRQFSLESAEQQYLIAVRSATTADLQTRFNISSGLGTTLMLRGKYADAAVYLAQAAEFADGTFAKAQIQTQQAELNFKRGDMDQATVAFEHALGSLGCFVPQNALAVFSALCFEACVQILHTLLPRWFVHRIKREPDASTTLAIGLYSKLTHGYWFCRTKGQCLWAHLRGLNLAERYAPTPELAHAYSEHAPVVSLIPLFHRAVTYAEKSLALRKHFQDVWGEGQTLTFYSCVLYYASDFRKCVEKGREAVRLLEMTGDYWQVHIARYQVAASLYHLGDFEGALNEVRLNYRSGTELGDEQASGIIFDVWARVFRTPLPTELLEVELQRSRQDRQGSVQVLIAAGIHDVYQHQWPTAIESLEQAYALARKAGILNAYTLPASAWLATAYRRQAAEVQTYQPRQCKHLLHKAKTAARRAIRQSKLCRNDLPRAYRELALAYAMQGNHQRMLRFLDKSVLTARQHHAEYELALSLYYRGTLTNSVTSYNGQADLSAAKALFESLDARQPKESSATHELEQSLSLVDRFDRVLHSGRSIASALSADRIFAEAKTAAVRLLRGDECYFIELDDEQCPINQSGYSLDSEMLGFVQSAIDAGQAISISNDSSTEDSSTATGDRSRLCVPIRKRDSVVACLYVAHHQVRNLFGEDELRLADFVAAITGAALENAAGFYELEQLNATLEQRVADGTAVARARADDLAKSNTQLERTTRELLVVQEQLQDAKETAEFANDSKSRFLATMSHEIRTPMNGILGMTELALRSELNNKQRNCLTIVKQSGNALLGLLNDILDLSKVEAGKMELENIQFEPTATIVDAIKLLSINAANKQVELVCDLSPELPQSLYGDPCRLRQIIVNLVGNAIKFTDVGEVVVRARLTTDSSDRSCLQLSVRDTGPGIPPAKHQAIFESFQQDDSSTTRRYGGTGLGLTISAQLVALMEGKIWVDSELGQGSTFHVQLPLSQAVPAESFTHSLADTSIAIVTSVFSAAESYRDTLQFAGAHCTHLTDLEPNVTALSAAANSNARRSIILFDLGFQSSEWPSTDSIRALQQAQVEVFVLLPVNAPEEATLKLGIPYENCLAKPTSAKELVEALTTSSSEDIESNVATNSPASTAGLSILLVDDAEINQEVAQGVLEIFGHRCTVASSGQEAVDANHQDSFDVVLMDLEMPGMDGLQATREIRKTDNGPHRTPIIAMTAHVLEGTEIKCLEAGMDACLTKPIQPETLQAMLLHWTTGNLQPAY from the coding sequence TTGAATACGCATTGGTTTCAGCAACTTGTCATTGACGAACCGCTTCCAGTATTGGAGGGAGGTCGTTATCTCTATCGGGAGACGCTACACGCAGATCCAAAGAAGCAAACGCTGCGATGTACGGATTCCCGCACTCAAGCAGATTTGGTGGTCAGAGCGTTTAATACGCAGCTCTTGCCGGCAGGTGCCAAAACACTTTTGCTCCACGAAGCGGAGGTCGGATCCCAAGTTAGTCCTTCCGGTGTATTACCCATCCTCGAATATGGCTACCAAGAGGACATTCTCTACATCGTCTTACCGTTCGCCTATGGCATTCGCCTCGACCAGCAATTCCAGCAAGAACGACTCACGCTTTCCGCCTGCCTGAGGCTGGGGATTCAGTTATTTCAGTCGCTCGCCGACCTCCACAATGCGGGTGCGATTCACCGCAATATTAGGCCATCGAACATCTTCATTCGCGACACCACCGCGGAGAAGATTTCGATTATTGGATTGGGGGATATCAAGCGGTTTAACCAGGAGAAGCTCTACGGACAGCACGCGGCCAGCAGCGTCATGTACATGTCTCCCGAGGAAACCGGCTCGATCGACTACGATGTTGGGCCCTCATCCGATCTTTACTCCGCCGGTGTACTGCTCTTCCAGTGCCTAACTGGCGTTCCTCCGTTTGCCTCAGGTAGCGTCAGTTCGGTACTCTTGGAGCATTTGACCGCGAGCGTTCCCGATATCTGCAGTCTGACTCCCAACGCCCCCCGGGAATTGAATGAGGTAGTCCAGCGTCTGCTGCACAAGGATCCCCGAGATCGCTATCAAACCGCGACTGCTGTCGCCACAGACCTCCGCGCTATTGAACATGCGCTTGGACAAATGCACCCGTCACGTATTGTCGTTGGAGTCACCGACCGCCGGCGGTCGTTGACGGTCCCCGCCTTCGTCAATCGCGATATAGGGTTACCACAATTGTCCCAGGCGCTAGATGAAACCAACGAGGGGCAAGGTTGCTTGGTCTACGTTGAAGGAGTTTCTGGCAGCGGAAAAAGCCGCTTACTCATCGAGACGGCCAAGCTCGCTCGAAGTCGGCGGCAACTCGTCTTACGAGGACAGTGCGTCAATCGTGTGGGGAATTCGCCGTATGCAGTGTTTGATGGAATTGTCGATGGATTGCAAAATGCTATTCAAGAAAGCCCCGCTGCCCTGGACGAGATACGCAAGCAACTTGGTGATTTAAGCGAAACCTTGGTGGCAGCTTTACCGCGACTGAGAGAGATGCTGGCAGTAGCAGCCAGCGGAGTAGTTGCTCCTGAGGCATTCGGTGAAAACCGAACGGTCGAAGCTCTGCAGCGATTCCTGGAGTGCGTCGGGGAGGTTTTCGGGCCGACCATCGTAATGTTGGACGATTGCCAGTGGTGTGATGCCCTGACCCTGCGCGTCATTCAGAGATGGCGCGAAAAATCGGAACGCGTCGCTCTAAAGACGACATTGATCGCTTCTTTCCGACACGAAGAGGTCGACGAGACGCACCTGTTGAGAAATCAGTCTCCGCGTCACCACATCGCTTTGCAACCATTCTCCGATGAAGAAGTCGGAAAGTTGCTTGAGTCGATGGCGGGCAGCTTGCCACGCGAAGTATTGCGTACCGTGCAACGCCTGGCGCAGGGCAGTCCCTTCATGGCTACAGCCGTGTTGCGTGGCCTCGTTGAAGCATCCGCTCTAGTGCCGTTGGAAACGGGTTGGCAGATTCGAGCTGCAGCCTTCGCGGATCTCCAATCCTCGGATCAAGCTGCTTCCATTTTGGCTAAGCGGATCGACCTCCTACCTAAGGACACCCTACGCGTCCTGTCTATCGGTGCCCTCCTGGGTAAGGAGTTTTGTCTCGATATCAGCATGGCATTGGCTGAGGTCACTGCGGCGGAAATTTTCGAAGCCTTGCGGCAGGCTCGCGAGCGTCAGCTTGTCTGGGCAAAGTCTGACGGAGCTAGCTTTACGTTCGTTCATGACCAGATCCGCGCCGCCCTGCAACGCTGGCTGCCTGACGACGAAAAGCGGCCCCTTCACCACCGGGCTGCCGAGTACCTCGAGGAACATTCACCAGACCATTTTGCAGAAATCGCCTATCACTTCGATCAAGCGGGGGAACCGCAACGGGCTATAGAGTTTGCGATACGTGCCGCCGAACAGGCTCGTCGACAGTTTTCGCTGGAGTCTGCCGAGCAACAGTATCTGATAGCCGTCCGTAGCGCAACAACCGCCGACTTACAGACTCGCTTCAATATCTCTTCAGGCCTGGGTACGACATTGATGTTGCGTGGCAAGTATGCCGACGCCGCCGTCTACTTAGCACAGGCTGCCGAATTTGCCGACGGCACTTTCGCGAAAGCTCAGATCCAGACGCAGCAAGCAGAACTGAATTTTAAGCGGGGCGATATGGATCAGGCGACCGTTGCCTTTGAGCATGCCCTAGGCTCGTTGGGATGTTTTGTTCCACAGAATGCATTAGCTGTGTTCAGCGCACTCTGCTTTGAGGCTTGCGTGCAAATCCTGCACACGTTGCTTCCACGATGGTTTGTACACCGTATCAAACGGGAGCCAGATGCGTCCACCACGCTTGCAATCGGGCTCTACAGTAAACTAACCCACGGCTATTGGTTTTGCCGCACAAAGGGGCAGTGTTTGTGGGCGCATTTGCGAGGCCTCAATCTAGCCGAGCGCTATGCACCGACCCCAGAATTGGCACATGCGTACTCGGAACATGCCCCCGTGGTGAGCCTGATCCCACTGTTTCACCGTGCCGTTACCTATGCTGAAAAGTCCTTGGCTCTGCGCAAGCACTTTCAAGATGTCTGGGGAGAGGGGCAAACGCTTACCTTCTACAGCTGCGTTTTGTACTATGCGTCCGATTTTCGAAAATGTGTCGAAAAGGGACGCGAGGCGGTACGGCTACTGGAGATGACTGGCGACTACTGGCAAGTGCACATTGCCAGATATCAAGTTGCTGCCTCCCTCTACCATCTCGGCGATTTTGAGGGCGCGTTGAACGAAGTCCGTCTAAATTATCGCTCAGGTACAGAACTGGGTGACGAACAGGCCTCCGGTATCATCTTTGATGTGTGGGCACGTGTCTTCCGGACACCGCTCCCCACCGAGTTACTGGAAGTTGAACTGCAACGCTCGCGGCAAGATCGTCAGGGCTCCGTGCAAGTTCTCATTGCTGCCGGCATCCATGACGTCTATCAACATCAATGGCCGACCGCAATCGAGTCTCTCGAGCAGGCCTACGCACTGGCTCGCAAGGCTGGGATCCTCAACGCATACACACTACCAGCTTCGGCTTGGTTGGCTACCGCCTACCGTCGACAGGCTGCCGAGGTGCAGACGTATCAACCGCGACAATGCAAGCACCTTCTTCACAAAGCCAAGACCGCAGCGCGACGTGCAATTCGGCAATCCAAGCTCTGTAGGAATGACCTGCCGCGCGCCTATCGCGAACTGGCCTTGGCCTATGCGATGCAAGGCAATCATCAGCGGATGCTACGCTTCCTGGATAAAAGTGTGCTGACCGCCCGCCAACATCATGCTGAGTATGAGCTCGCTCTATCGCTGTACTACCGCGGAACACTCACCAATTCAGTTACCTCATACAACGGTCAAGCGGATCTATCCGCAGCCAAGGCATTGTTCGAATCTTTAGACGCACGCCAACCCAAAGAGTCCAGCGCTACTCACGAGCTGGAGCAGAGCCTATCGTTGGTCGATCGATTCGATCGCGTCCTACACTCCGGACGAAGTATCGCTTCGGCTCTGTCGGCGGATCGAATCTTTGCAGAGGCCAAAACAGCCGCCGTGCGTTTGCTGCGCGGCGATGAATGCTACTTCATCGAGCTCGACGACGAACAGTGTCCGATCAATCAGTCTGGGTACAGTTTGGACTCGGAAATGCTGGGCTTCGTGCAATCTGCGATTGATGCGGGCCAAGCGATCTCGATCTCAAACGATTCTTCCACCGAAGATTCCAGTACCGCGACCGGTGATCGCTCTCGACTCTGTGTCCCGATTCGCAAGCGAGATTCCGTCGTTGCCTGCCTCTACGTTGCGCACCATCAAGTGCGTAATTTGTTCGGTGAGGATGAGCTGCGACTCGCCGATTTTGTTGCGGCGATTACGGGTGCTGCTCTGGAGAATGCAGCTGGCTTCTATGAGCTCGAACAACTCAATGCAACCTTGGAGCAGCGAGTGGCCGATGGTACCGCAGTGGCACGTGCTCGTGCCGACGACCTGGCGAAGTCCAATACGCAGCTGGAGCGTACAACCCGCGAGCTGCTCGTCGTCCAGGAACAACTTCAGGACGCTAAGGAAACCGCCGAATTTGCCAACGATTCCAAGAGTCGATTCTTGGCTACGATGAGCCATGAAATTCGAACCCCAATGAACGGAATCCTCGGGATGACAGAACTAGCGTTGCGTTCAGAATTGAACAACAAACAGCGGAATTGCCTCACAATCGTGAAACAGTCTGGCAACGCGCTGCTGGGACTGCTCAACGACATCCTCGACCTATCTAAGGTTGAGGCGGGGAAAATGGAATTGGAGAATATCCAGTTCGAACCGACCGCAACCATTGTGGATGCGATCAAATTGCTTTCAATCAATGCCGCGAACAAACAAGTCGAATTGGTTTGCGATCTGTCACCAGAATTGCCGCAATCGCTTTACGGGGATCCGTGCCGCTTGAGACAGATCATTGTCAACTTGGTTGGAAATGCAATCAAATTCACTGATGTTGGAGAGGTCGTGGTACGAGCACGATTGACCACGGATTCATCCGACCGCTCCTGCCTCCAGCTCTCAGTACGCGACACCGGCCCCGGCATTCCTCCAGCCAAGCATCAAGCGATCTTTGAGTCCTTCCAGCAAGACGACTCCTCCACAACACGCCGCTACGGCGGCACGGGACTTGGACTGACGATTTCTGCCCAATTGGTAGCTCTCATGGAAGGCAAAATTTGGGTCGACAGTGAACTAGGGCAGGGCAGCACGTTCCACGTGCAGCTGCCTCTCTCTCAGGCCGTCCCAGCGGAATCCTTCACCCACTCTCTAGCAGACACATCCATTGCCATCGTGACTTCCGTATTTTCAGCGGCGGAAAGCTATCGAGATACGCTCCAGTTTGCAGGTGCCCATTGCACCCATCTCACTGACCTAGAACCCAATGTAACAGCGCTATCCGCCGCAGCGAACTCGAACGCCCGAAGGTCGATCATCCTGTTTGACCTCGGATTCCAGAGTTCAGAATGGCCATCCACCGATTCGATTCGAGCGCTTCAACAAGCTCAGGTTGAAGTATTCGTACTACTGCCGGTCAACGCGCCAGAAGAGGCAACGCTCAAATTAGGCATCCCCTATGAGAACTGCTTAGCAAAACCGACCTCTGCCAAAGAATTGGTTGAAGCACTAACCACATCATCTTCCGAGGATATCGAGAGCAACGTGGCGACAAACTCACCCGCATCAACCGCAGGACTCAGTATCCTTCTGGTGGATGACGCTGAGATCAATCAAGAGGTCGCACAGGGGGTCCTGGAAATCTTTGGACACCGATGTACCGTCGCATCCTCTGGACAGGAGGCAGTAGATGCAAACCACCAAGATTCGTTTGATGTCGTCCTGATGGATCTCGAAATGCCCGGCATGGATGGTCTTCAGGCCACGCGTGAGATCCGTAAAACAGATAACGGCCCTCATCGCACTCCGATCATCGCAATGACTGCTCACGTTTTGGAAGGAACCGAAATCAAGTGTCTGGAAGCGGGCATGGACGCCTGTCTCACCAAACCCATCCAGCCAGAGACGCTGCAAGCCATGCTTTTGCATTGGACAACAGGCAACCTCCAACCGGCCTATTGA
- a CDS encoding OmpP1/FadL family transporter, translating to MQVARSAQKLYWTVIFALLCSHSVNAQGLLISAAGPVNRSMGGASTAAPIDALGALYWNPATISGLAASETEFSLDLLFANHTLASTAGNAHGETEADPGVFPIPNIGWVHKSTNPALTYGLGVNAVAGFKTNLQTDPSNPVLAPQAGGGLGRVSSEASFMQLAPVISYSLTERLSIAAGPTITTGQLGIEPFVFDSPNSNGYSSGRSTRYHWGAGFQVGAFYIYDDEWRFGASLKSPTWMEKFDFNGEDATGGPRTLTADIDLPLVLSLGTSYAGIDRWLFACDVRFVDYANTAGLGDPAEFDGTGRLVGLDWSSVLATALGAQFQVHDGIAIRGGYTYNQNPVSNNEAFFNVASPLIYQHMLSTGLSIQTAPTTAVNIGYSYMLDSNRTGPIFAPGSGALAGTSVENSLDAHFLSFGLSVYQ from the coding sequence ATGCAAGTCGCTCGTTCTGCACAGAAGCTCTATTGGACGGTCATCTTTGCACTACTTTGCTCCCACAGTGTGAATGCGCAAGGCCTGCTGATTTCTGCAGCTGGTCCGGTCAATCGCAGTATGGGAGGGGCGTCAACCGCCGCACCCATCGATGCCCTAGGGGCTCTCTATTGGAATCCCGCCACTATCAGCGGCTTGGCGGCTAGCGAAACTGAGTTCAGCTTAGATCTCTTGTTTGCCAATCATACCTTGGCGTCGACCGCGGGAAATGCCCATGGAGAGACGGAGGCGGACCCAGGCGTTTTTCCCATCCCTAATATTGGTTGGGTTCACAAGTCGACGAATCCCGCCCTCACCTATGGTTTAGGTGTGAACGCGGTGGCAGGATTTAAGACCAATCTGCAGACGGATCCCAGCAATCCGGTTCTGGCACCTCAAGCGGGTGGTGGCTTGGGACGTGTTAGTTCTGAAGCATCGTTCATGCAGCTGGCTCCGGTCATTTCCTATTCCCTAACCGAGAGACTCTCGATCGCGGCCGGCCCCACCATCACTACCGGACAGCTGGGAATTGAGCCCTTTGTCTTTGATTCGCCAAATTCGAATGGCTATTCCTCCGGACGTTCGACGCGTTACCACTGGGGAGCCGGATTTCAAGTCGGTGCTTTCTATATCTATGACGATGAATGGCGTTTCGGTGCGTCGCTGAAGAGTCCCACGTGGATGGAGAAGTTTGACTTCAATGGTGAGGACGCAACGGGAGGACCTCGCACGTTGACGGCTGACATCGATCTGCCCTTGGTTCTTTCACTGGGCACCTCGTATGCTGGAATAGACCGCTGGCTGTTCGCCTGCGACGTCCGCTTTGTGGATTACGCCAATACAGCAGGTTTGGGAGATCCCGCCGAATTTGACGGGACAGGCCGTCTTGTGGGACTCGATTGGAGTTCGGTACTGGCCACTGCCTTAGGCGCCCAATTCCAAGTGCACGATGGCATCGCGATCCGCGGTGGCTATACCTACAATCAAAATCCGGTCAGCAACAATGAGGCTTTTTTCAACGTCGCGTCGCCGCTGATCTACCAGCACATGCTCAGTACTGGGTTGTCCATTCAAACTGCCCCGACGACCGCCGTGAATATCGGTTACAGCTACATGCTCGATAGCAATCGGACTGGTCCCATCTTTGCACCGGGTTCTGGGGCTCTGGCTGGTACAAGCGTTGAGAACTCCCTGGATGCGCATTTCTTGAGCTTTGGATTGTCGGTCTATCAATAG